The Cucumis melo cultivar AY chromosome 6, USDA_Cmelo_AY_1.0, whole genome shotgun sequence genome includes a region encoding these proteins:
- the LOC103493310 gene encoding phosphoribosylamine--glycine ligase, whose translation MSCSTFNLGGGSLKFCSINKGSQIKNHLRFFNGFVPNGRCNLVSNSAMSFSVGSLSFSSLPPPDFQFHNRSRFSSHVINCSTFNSEASISSNKANDERVIVLVIGGGGREHALCYALQRSPSCDAVFCAPGNAGISSSGNATCIPELDINDSAAVISFCRKWNVGLVVIGPEAPLVAGLANDLVKAGIATFGPSSEAAALEGSKNFMKRLCDKYGIPTAKYQSFTDPSAAKQYIQEQGAPIVIKADGLAAGKGVIVATTLEEAYEAVDAMLVKGAFGSAGGRVIVEEYLEGEEASFFALVDGENAIPLESAQDHKRVGDGDTGPNTGGMGAYSPAPIITRELQSIIMESIILPTVKGMAEEGCRFVGVLFAGLMIEKKSGLPKLIEYNVRFGDPECQVLMIRLESDLAKVLMATCRGELSGVSLDWSPGSSMVVVMASKGYPGAYEKGTVIRNVEEAELVAPSVKVFHAGTSFDSEGNFIAVGGRVLGVAAKGKNIEEARDRTYRAVEEIRWSGGFYRKDIGWRALEKQFSLK comes from the exons ATGTCTTGCAGCACTTTTAACCTTGGAGGAGGGTCGCTCAAGTTTTGTAGCATTAATAAAGGCAGCCAAATAAAGAATCATCTTCGGTTCTTTAATGGGTTTGTCCCAAATGGTCGATGCAATTTAGTCTCTAACTCTGCAATGTCTTTCTCTGTTGGTTCCCTCAGCTTCAGTTCTCTTCCACCTCCGGATTTTCAATTCCACAATCGTTCACGTTTCTCCTCCCATGTCATCAACTGCTCTACTTTTAACTCAGAGGCGTCAATCTCTTCTAATAAAGCAAATG ATGAACGAGTTATTGTATTGGTGATTGGTGGAGGAGGGCGAGAACATGCTCTTTGCTATGCATTGCAGCGCTCTCCTTCCTGTGATGCTGTGTTTTGTGCGCCAGGCAATGCTGGGATTTCGAGCTCAGGCAACGCCACTTGTATTCCTGAGCTTGATATCAATGATAGTGCCGCTGTCATTTCTTTCTGTCGAAAATGGAATGTAGGATTGGTTGTTATAGGCCCTGAGGCCCCTCTTGTTGCAGGGCTTGCAAATGATTTAGTGAAGGCTGGGATTGCTACTTTTGGCCCCTCATCTGAGGCTGCTGCTTTGGAAGGCTCCAAAAATTTCATGAAGAGATTATGTGATAAATATGGAATCCCCACTGCAAAG TATCAATCATTTACAGACCCTTCTGCAGCAAAACAATATATTCAAGAACAAGGTGCCCCGATAGTCATCAAAGCGGATGGATTGGCTGCTGGAAAAGGAGTTATTGTTGCTACGACGTTGGAGGAGGCCTATGAAGCTGTTGATGCAATGCTTGTGAAGGGTGCTTTTGGTTCAGCTGGTGGCCGTGTCATTGTAGAAGAATATCTAGAAGGGGAAGAAGCATCCTTTTTTGCACTTGTAGATGGAGAGAATGCTATACCCTTAGAATCTGCACAGGATCATAAAAGAGTTGGGGACGGTGACACGGGACCTAATACAGGTGGTATGGGTGCTTACTCCCCAGCTCCTATCATAACAAGGGAACTTCAAAGTATAATCATGGAATCTATAATTCTACCTACGGTAAAAGGAATGGCAGAAGAGGGTTGCAGGTTTGTTGGGGTTTTGTTTGCTGGTCTTATGATAGAGAAGAAATCTGGCTTGCCAAAATTGATCGAATACAATGTACGCTTTGGGGACCCCGAGTGTCAG GTGCTGATGATTAGGTTGGAATCAGACCTTGCAAAAGTTCTTATGGCAACTTGTAGAGGAGAGCTAAGTGGGGTTTCACTGGATTGGTCCCCAGGGTCTTCAATGGTGGTTGTAATGGCGAGCAAGGGGTATCCCGGTGCATACGAGAAGGGAACTGTGATTCGAAACGTTGAAGAAGCAGAGCTTGTTGCTCCATCTGTTAAGGTCTTTCATGCTGGCACTTCTTTCGACTCTGAAGGCAATTTCATTGCCGTAGGCGGGCGTGTTCTTGGGGTTGCTGCAAAGGGAAAAAACATTGAAGAGGCACGGGATAGAACATATCGGGCAGTTGAGGAAATCCGTTGGTCGGGTGGGTTCTACAGGAAGGATATAGGGTGGAGGGCTCTCGAAAAACAATTTTCTTTGAAGTAA